Below is a genomic region from Gemmatimonadaceae bacterium.
TTCGAGAGCACGGCGCCGGTCACGAGAATCTTGATGAAGTCGGCGCCGTTCTTGAGGTTGGTCCGCACCGCCTTGGTGACCTCCTCTGGGCCGTCGGCCAGCGTCTGCACGCTGGGGACGTCGACATAGATCGAGAACTGGCGCGCATCGCCGGCGCCTCCCGTGGACGACACGTAGGCGCCGGCGGTGAGCAGGCGTGGGCCGGGAACGGCTCCCTCGTCGATGGCGCGCTTGAGCTCCACGTCGACGTAGGGCCAGTTGGGTCCCATGTCGCGGCACGTCGTGAAGCCCGCCATGAGGGTGACGCGCGCGTTGCGCGCCCCCCAGAGTGCGTCGTGCGCCGGCGTGGTCTTCACCAGCGCGTCTTCCCAGTGCACGCGTTCGTCCCCCGTCAGGTGCGTGTGCAGGTCGATGAGCCCCGGGAGGAGTGTGGCGTCGCCCAGGTCGACCACCGTTGCACCTGGCGGAATGGCGAGGCTCGTCCCCATGGCGGCGATGCGATCGCCCTCGATGCGCACCATCCCCGGTGCAATCGGCGCCGCGCCGGTCCCGTCAATCAGGCGCGCGGCGCGCACGATCGTGACGGCGGCGGGGCGCGCGGGTGCTGTGCGGCGTGTGCCGCCGGCATCCTGCGCCTCGACCAGTGTGGGAATTGCCGTGACCATGGCGATAACCGCCAACGCCACGGCGAAGGCTCCCTGGCGAAGGCGACGCAGCGGCGTGCGTGATCGAGAGGACATCGGTTGATGGAAGAAGGGGCGGGGGCCAAGCGCGGGCAAACGTGTGCGCCGAGGGACTCGCCGGGTAGGGGGCGCATGGCCTGCGCGGCCCGCGGCTTCCGGCGTCACGCCGCGTCTCGGTGCCCTCGGCGTCGCCCGTGGCGACTCGCGGTGGCATATTGGCAGGCGTGCGACGCGTTCGGTTCGTGCCGGCGCATCATCCCTTACCCCGATCGACCGCACGTCATGGCTGCACGTGTACGCAAGGCTCGCCGGCGCATCCTCGTGATCGACATCGGCGGGACCAACATCAAGGTTGCCGGTTCCTGGCGCCGCACCCCCGTCAAGATCGAGTCCGGGCCGGAACTCACGCCGGCCAAGATGGTGAAGAAGGTGCGCGAGCTGACGGCCGACTGGAGGTACGATGTGGTCACCATCGGCTATCCTGGCCCGGTTCGCAACGGGCGCCCCACGAAGGATCCGCACAACCTGCGGAGTGGATGGCGACGCTCGAACTTTCCCAAGGCATTCGGAAAGCCGGTGCGCCTGGTGAACGATGCCGCCATGCAGGCGCTGGGGAGCTACGAGGGAGGGCGCATGCTCTTCCTTGGCCTTGGCACCGGTCTCGGGAGCGCGATCGTGGATAACGGGCGGTTGCAGCCGTTGGAGTTGGCGCACCTTCCCTATCGCAACGGGAAGTCGTACGAGGACTACCTCGGGACGCGCGGCCTCGAGGCCAACGGGCGCAAGAAGTGGCGACACCACGTGAAGGTCGTGTGCGCCCTCCTGCGCGAGGGGCTGCAGTGCGACTACGTGATGCTGGGGGGCGGGAACGTGAGCAAGCTGGATAGGCTGCCGCCGCACTGCCGGCGCGGGGGAAACCTGCGCGCCGTGGAGGGTGGCATCCGGATGTGGGATGATGCGTGAGCGCTCCGGTCGTCGCGCCGGGATTGCCACGACGACGCGCCTCCCCACTTGCGCGAACGGTCGGCCGCGCCAAGATTGCGCGGACCATGTTCACT
It encodes:
- a CDS encoding amidohydrolase family protein, whose amino-acid sequence is MSSRSRTPLRRLRQGAFAVALAVIAMVTAIPTLVEAQDAGGTRRTAPARPAAVTIVRAARLIDGTGAAPIAPGMVRIEGDRIAAMGTSLAIPPGATVVDLGDATLLPGLIDLHTHLTGDERVHWEDALVKTTPAHDALWGARNARVTLMAGFTTCRDMGPNWPYVDVELKRAIDEGAVPGPRLLTAGAYVSSTGGAGDARQFSIYVDVPSVQTLADGPEEVTKAVRTNLKNGADFIKILVTGAVLSKGITPGAQQYSDDEIRAAVTEARRWGRQVAAHAHGADGIKAAIRAGVRTVDHGSYLDDEAIALLKSSNRETFYAPTLYTSHVIDSDDPSNPIPLSERERSRQIGTIKDAGFRRALAAGIPIGFATDAMVIPHGDNAKEFAERVKLGESPMASIVSATLLNAEILGWQDRVGSLAVGKLADLIAVPGDPLRDITALQRVGFVMKGGVIYRAELARAR
- a CDS encoding ROK family protein, with translation MAARVRKARRRILVIDIGGTNIKVAGSWRRTPVKIESGPELTPAKMVKKVRELTADWRYDVVTIGYPGPVRNGRPTKDPHNLRSGWRRSNFPKAFGKPVRLVNDAAMQALGSYEGGRMLFLGLGTGLGSAIVDNGRLQPLELAHLPYRNGKSYEDYLGTRGLEANGRKKWRHHVKVVCALLREGLQCDYVMLGGGNVSKLDRLPPHCRRGGNLRAVEGGIRMWDDA